A genomic window from Vigna radiata var. radiata cultivar VC1973A chromosome 2, Vradiata_ver6, whole genome shotgun sequence includes:
- the LOC106776031 gene encoding very-long-chain 3-oxoacyl-CoA reductase 1, with the protein MECCIISRLRVQPLWFALLFLVGLLTILKLAFVVVRWVYVNFLRPPKNLRKYGSWAVVTGPTDGIGKSFAFELARKGLNLVLVGRNPDKLKDVSDSIAAKFGKTEVKNVVVDFSGDLDEGVAKIGEAIEGLDVGVLINNVGVSYPYARFFHEVDEGLLNNLIKVNVVGTTKVTQAVLPGMLKRKRGAIVNIGSGAAIVIPSDPLYAVYAATKAYIDQFSRSLYVEYKKSGIDVQCQVPLYVATKMASIRKSSFFVPSTDGYAKAGVRWIGYEPRCTPYWPHTLLWAVACSLPEFVVDAWRLWFCLGIRKRGQRKESMKKE; encoded by the exons TTCTTGTTGGACTATTGACGATTTTGAAACTAGCTTTCGTTGTTGTCAGATGGGTCTACGTCAATTTCCTCAGACCTCCCAAAAATCTTAGAAAGTACGGATCTTGGGCTGTCGTTACTGGACCCACTGACGGCATTGGAAAAAGCTTCGCTTTTGAGCTCGCGCGCAAAGGCCTCAACCTCGTACTCGTCGGTCGGAACCCCGACAAGCTCAAAGACGTGTCGGATTCGATCGCCGCCAAGTTCGGGAAAACCGAGGTCAAGAACGTGGTGGTCGATTTCTCGGGGGATCTGGACGAGGGTGTGGCCAAGATTGGGGAAGCGATTGAGGGGTTGGACGTTGGAGTGCTGATTAACAATGTGGGAGTTTCGTACCCTTACGCCAGGTTCTTCCATGAAGTGGACGAGGGGCTTCTCAACAACCTTATTAAGGTTAACGTTGTCGGAACCACCAAGGTCACGCAGGCTGTTCTGCCGGGGATGctgaagagaaagagaggagcGATTGTTAATATTGGTTCTGGTGCCGCTATTGTGATTCCTTCCGATCCCCTTTATGCTGTTTATGCCGCCACCAAAGC GTACATCGATCAGTTTTCCAGAAGTCTCTATGTTGAATACAAGAAGAGTGGAATTGACGTTCAGTGCCAG GTTCCTTTATATGTGGCAACCAAGATGGCATCAATAAGGAAATCTTCATTCTTTGTTCCATCAACAGATGGCTATGCCAAAGCTGGTGTGCGATGGATAGGTTACGAACCTCGATGCACGCCATATTGGCCACATACCCTTCTCTGGGCCGTTGCATGCTCATTGCCTGAATTTGTTGTTGATGCTTGGCGACTGTGGTTCTGCTTGGGTATTCGAAAGAGGGGACAACGCAAAGAGTCCATGAAGAAGGAATAG
- the LOC106756489 gene encoding uncharacterized protein LOC106756489 isoform X2: MDTHNTRVVYIDTNLDTRLALVVSDHDTVADLKRSILSEHPLCFPQIGQIQINGIKVMRKGHFYHLVDSMPVRSAFTPSQSWFVNVDATVVRECSQNYQVASLGIVSNALTGRGDNAIGSPSKGVLQLENKPVENVEVPVPSPCVSQHTGKGAGEKLDTGVKSSVENIELPGSAMEYEVDGTNKNIGGVCAVRKERNSKSVSDSSRKGKVKRKKEDAFRDDTSNVDDASVVGLSDCAIQQDIEVVAKTLENANKEVIMEIEVLKEHQHTDGNNSNTKSDLDTAVSMKEASEPELIADKKHEKRKRSLIDDSKEIFKEETAAQKDEAHKSDEAHEERKELKDQFELRNENYRYGVEYKDDKVTGDILDTVSPAKKKRKCKKERSLSTAKLINDYNVDISSHHDLENLQKIKNSNDDQSAEKFSDTDPLRTIVEGRRRKGKKNSSNPYETPLISSSRNVVEDHSSIQNGGPEEISLSKDMSMGKTAIDNMETRTGACKEGIQSTEKATGNCNNHADIEIIAHPANVVGHMELTEDNGKNEAGQIEGAEEGRELSQQNDPKLMLLDKSTPSNQNNSDAKVAELNVTSKVVDVNGLTESRKSKKEKKKKKDKNSSRESPFNEGTGHVDASESKNGIMEKKKKKDKNSGGESPGTAHVDASESKNGIMKSIGATNCDPKSGNTETVENPLNQIGEKIQQEEMHGTSDKEVEFNIESAEHTGKRQRKKSNDKHSSISKSMLNMLLKDQGDNKNLSSSSDRETHAKSSVAVTKKRNSASPKSSKKSCRTNTEVVKDSVRLEPSPYNSGIKDAVQLSTQSPGEKGDGNLEAPSKTLKVNADEQFSSRKQPGETNLSYGMLVDKMNETEMKDIETMTRNNIHQLEATIGQAQAKDLSSSQKLSSKEELDVRIHPGEKVPNANRSGQESKVSGNRTVIEENKKTRVKASKKKMDLEKQRKHVPVSNSKLEGSIKRVQNKAGKASGNNVHGVVGKTPQKKSLLSGAIFKDDSSSSSDGGVGNSGASTRTPSDNPLLSDEDGSSGSYGGQSPENGGRSSSKAHLTDTKEMSIDDVLRSSSWFKEAKITASQLQESQSQSLEFVPDSLVD, translated from the exons ATGGATACTCACAACACCCGCGTCGTTTACATAGACACGAACCTTGATACCCGCTTAGCGCTCGTTGTTTCTGATCACGACACTGTCGCTGACCTCAAAA GGAGCATTTTGTCCGAACACCCGTTATGCTTTCCCCAAATCGGGCAAATTCAGATTAACGGGATAAAG GTTATGCGCAAGGGACACTTTTATCACCTTGTAGATTCAATGCCGGTGAGAAGTGCGTTTACTCCTTCCCAGAGTTGGTTTGTCAATGTGGATGCTACTGTGGTGAGGGAGTGTTCTCAGAATTACCAGGTGGCCTCTCTCGGCATTGTGAGTAATGCTTTGACTGGTCGTGGTGATAATGCTATCGGTTCCCCATCCAAGGGTGTGTTGCAGTTGGAGAACAAACCAGTTGAGAATGTAGAAGTTCCTGTGCCTAGTCCTTGTGTTTCACAACATACTGGCAAAGGAGCTGGTGAAAAGTTGGATACAGGTGTTAAGTCATCTGTCGAAAATATTGAACTTCCAGGTTCTGCTATGGAATACGAGGTTGATGGAACCAATAAAAACATTGGGGGTGTTTGTGCTGTACGCAAGGAGAGAAATAGTAAATCTGTATCAGATTCGAGTAGAAAAGGTaaagttaaaaggaaaaaagaagacgCATTTCGAGATGACACTTCAAATGTAGATGATGCTTCTGTTGTTGGGCTCAGTGATTGTGCAATTCAGCAGGATATCGAGGTTGTAGCGAAAACTTTGGAGAATGCAAATAAAGAAGTAATTATGGAAATTGAAGTTTTGAAGGAGCATCAGCATACTGATGGCAACAATAGTAACACTAAGAGTGACCTTGACACTGCTGTGTCAATGAAAGAAGCTTCAGAACCTGAACTTATTGCAGATAAGAAGCATGAGAAAAGGAAGCGGTCTTTGATTGATGATTCTAAAGAAATATTCAAGGAAGAGACGGCTGCTCAGAAGGATGAAGCGCATAAGTCCGATGAAGCACATGAGGAAAGGAAAGAATTGAAGGATCAGTTTGAACTTAGGAATGAAAACTATAGGTATGGTGTTGAATATAAGGATGATAAGGTAACTGGAGACATTTTAGATACAGTAAGTCCtgcaaagaaaaagagaaagtgcaaaaaagaaagaagtttgTCCACGGCCAAGTTGATTAATGATTACAATGTAGACATTTCTTCTCATCATGATTTGGAGAACCTACAGAAGATTAAAAACAGTAACGATGACCAATCAGCTGAAAAATTCAGTGACACTGATCCACTGAGAACTATAGTGGAGGGTAGGAGgaggaaagggaagaaaaattcatcaaatccTTATGAAACACCTTTAATTTCTTCTTCCAGGAACGTTGTAGAAGATCATTCAAGCATTCAAAATGGTGGTCCGGAGGAAATTTCTCTCTCTAAAG ATATGAGTATGGGCAAAACTGCCATTGACAACATGGAGACTAGAACTGGTGCATGCAAAGAAGGCATTCAAAGTACAGAAAAAGCAACAGGAAACTGTAACAACCATGCTGATATTGAAATAATAGCACACCCTGCTAATGTGGTCGGGCATATGGAGCTGACTGAGGATAATGGTAAAAATGAAGCTGGTCAGATTGAAGGAGCTGAGGAAGGAAGAGAGTTATCACAACAAAATGATCCTAAGCTAATGCTGTTAGATAAGTCCACACCATCCAACCAGAACAACTCAGATGCAAAAGTTGCAGAATTAAATGTGACTTCAAAAGTTGTGGATGTGAATGGATTAACTGAATCTAGAAAatcaaagaaggaaaaaaagaagaaaaaagataagaatTCAAGTCGAGAGTCCCCGTTTAACGAAGGTACTGGCCATGTGGATGCTTCTGAGAGTAAAAATGGTATtatggaaaaaaagaagaaaaaagataagaatTCAGGTGGAGAGTCCCCGGGTACTGCCCATGTGGATGCTTCTGAGAGTAAAAATGGTATTATGAAGTCCATTGGTGCAACAAATTGTGATCCTAAATCAGGAAATACAGAGACGGTGGAGAACCCTTTAAATCAAATAGGTGAAAAAATACAGCAGGAGGAGATGCATGGGACTTCAGATAAGGAGGTTGAGTTTAACATTGAGAGTGCTGAACACACGGGCAAGAGACAGAGAAAGAAGTCAAATGACAAACATAGTTCTATCTCAAAGAGTATgttaaatatgcttttgaaAGATCAAGGTGATAATAAGAATCTATCATCATCTTCTGACCGGGAAACGCATGCCAAATCTTCAGTTGCAGTAACAAAGAAACGTAACTCTGCAAGCCCAAAGTCCTCTAAGAAATCATGCAGAACAAATACGGAAGTGGTGAAAGACTCTGTTAGACTTGAACCTTCTCCGTATAATTCTGGGATCAAGGATGCAGTGCAGCTTTCAACACAGTCTCCTGGAGAGAAAGGTGATGGTAATTTGGAAGCACCTTCTAAAACTCTAAAGGTAAATGCTGATGAACAATTTTCATCCCGGAAACAGCCAGGTGAAACTAATTTGTCATATGGCATGCTTGTTGACAAGATGAATGAAACAGAGATGAAAGATATCGAGACCATGACCAGAAATAACATTCACCAACTTGAAGCAACAATTGGACAAGCTCAAGCTAAGGATTTAAGCTCCTCACAGAAATTATCATCAAAGGAAGAGCTTGATGTAAGGATTCACCCTGGGGAGAAGGTACCAAATGCAAACAGGAGTGGACAAGAATCAAAAGTGTCTGGTAACAGGACTGtgattgaagaaaacaaaaagactcGTGTCAAAGCttctaagaaaaaaatggatttggagaaacaaagaaaacatgttcCTGTATCAAATTCAAAGCTGGAAGGTTCCATAAAAAGGGTTCAAAATAAAGCAGGAAAAGCTTCCGGGAATAATGTTCATGGAGTTGTGGGTAAAACACCGCAAAAGAAGAGCTTGTTATCGGGAGCAATTTTCAAGGATGATAGTAGCAGCAGCTCTGACGGTGGAGTTGGTAATTCTGGTGCCAGCACCAGAACTCCATCAGATAATCCGCTATTGTCTGATGAAGACGGCAGTTCAG
- the LOC106756489 gene encoding uncharacterized protein LOC106756489 isoform X3 produces the protein MDTHNTRVVYIDTNLDTRLALVVSDHDTVADLKRSILSEHPLCFPQIGQIQINGIKVMRKGHFYHLVDSMPVRSAFTPSQSWFVNVDATVVRECSQNYQVASLGIVSNALTGRGDNAIGSPSKGVLQLENKPVENVEVPVPSPCVSQHTGKGAGEKLDTGVKSSVENIELPGSAMEYEVDGTNKNIGGVCAVRKERNSKSVSDSSRKGKVKRKKEDAFRDDTSNVDDASVVGLSDCAIQQDIEVVAKTLENANKEVIMEIEVLKEHQHTDGNNSNTKSDLDTAVSMKEASEPELIADKKHEKRKRSLIDDSKEIFKEETAAQKDEAHKSDEAHEERKELKDQFELRNENYRYGVEYKDDKVTGDILDTVSPAKKKRKCKKERSLSTAKLINDYNVDISSHHDLENLQKIKNSNDDQSAEKFSDTDPLRTIVEGRRRKGKKNSSNPYETPLISSSRNVVEDHSSIQNGGPEEISLSKGPDMSMGKTAIDNMETRTGACKEGIQSTEKATGNCNNHADIEIIAHPANVVGHMELTEDNGKNEAGQIEGAEEGRELSQQNDPKLMLLDKSTPSNQNNSDAKVAELNVTSKVVDVNGLTESRKSKKEKKKKKDKNSSRESPFNEGTGHVDASESKNGIMEKKKKKDKNSGGESPGTAHVDASESKNGIMKSIGATNCDPKSGNTETVENPLNQIGEKIQQEEMHGTSDKEVEFNIESAEHTGKRQRKKSNDKHSSISKSMLNMLLKDQGDNKNLSSSSDRETHAKSSVAVTKKRNSASPKSSKKSCRTNTEVVKDSVRLEPSPYNSGIKDAVQLSTQSPGEKGDGNLEAPSKTLKVNADEQFSSRKQPGETNLSYGMLVDKMNETEMKDIETMTRNNIHQLEATIGQAQAKDLSSSQKLSSKEELDVRIHPGEKVPNANRSGQESKVSGNRTVIEENKKTRVKASKKKMDLEKQRKHVPVSNSKLEGSIKRVQNKAGKASGNNVHGVVGKTPQKKSLLSGAIFKDDSSSSSDGGVGNSGASTRTPSDNPLLSDEDGSSGSYGGQSPENGGRSSSKAQQMNLKPFLVQFDRYKRNVNR, from the exons ATGGATACTCACAACACCCGCGTCGTTTACATAGACACGAACCTTGATACCCGCTTAGCGCTCGTTGTTTCTGATCACGACACTGTCGCTGACCTCAAAA GGAGCATTTTGTCCGAACACCCGTTATGCTTTCCCCAAATCGGGCAAATTCAGATTAACGGGATAAAG GTTATGCGCAAGGGACACTTTTATCACCTTGTAGATTCAATGCCGGTGAGAAGTGCGTTTACTCCTTCCCAGAGTTGGTTTGTCAATGTGGATGCTACTGTGGTGAGGGAGTGTTCTCAGAATTACCAGGTGGCCTCTCTCGGCATTGTGAGTAATGCTTTGACTGGTCGTGGTGATAATGCTATCGGTTCCCCATCCAAGGGTGTGTTGCAGTTGGAGAACAAACCAGTTGAGAATGTAGAAGTTCCTGTGCCTAGTCCTTGTGTTTCACAACATACTGGCAAAGGAGCTGGTGAAAAGTTGGATACAGGTGTTAAGTCATCTGTCGAAAATATTGAACTTCCAGGTTCTGCTATGGAATACGAGGTTGATGGAACCAATAAAAACATTGGGGGTGTTTGTGCTGTACGCAAGGAGAGAAATAGTAAATCTGTATCAGATTCGAGTAGAAAAGGTaaagttaaaaggaaaaaagaagacgCATTTCGAGATGACACTTCAAATGTAGATGATGCTTCTGTTGTTGGGCTCAGTGATTGTGCAATTCAGCAGGATATCGAGGTTGTAGCGAAAACTTTGGAGAATGCAAATAAAGAAGTAATTATGGAAATTGAAGTTTTGAAGGAGCATCAGCATACTGATGGCAACAATAGTAACACTAAGAGTGACCTTGACACTGCTGTGTCAATGAAAGAAGCTTCAGAACCTGAACTTATTGCAGATAAGAAGCATGAGAAAAGGAAGCGGTCTTTGATTGATGATTCTAAAGAAATATTCAAGGAAGAGACGGCTGCTCAGAAGGATGAAGCGCATAAGTCCGATGAAGCACATGAGGAAAGGAAAGAATTGAAGGATCAGTTTGAACTTAGGAATGAAAACTATAGGTATGGTGTTGAATATAAGGATGATAAGGTAACTGGAGACATTTTAGATACAGTAAGTCCtgcaaagaaaaagagaaagtgcaaaaaagaaagaagtttgTCCACGGCCAAGTTGATTAATGATTACAATGTAGACATTTCTTCTCATCATGATTTGGAGAACCTACAGAAGATTAAAAACAGTAACGATGACCAATCAGCTGAAAAATTCAGTGACACTGATCCACTGAGAACTATAGTGGAGGGTAGGAGgaggaaagggaagaaaaattcatcaaatccTTATGAAACACCTTTAATTTCTTCTTCCAGGAACGTTGTAGAAGATCATTCAAGCATTCAAAATGGTGGTCCGGAGGAAATTTCTCTCTCTAAAG ggcCAGATATGAGTATGGGCAAAACTGCCATTGACAACATGGAGACTAGAACTGGTGCATGCAAAGAAGGCATTCAAAGTACAGAAAAAGCAACAGGAAACTGTAACAACCATGCTGATATTGAAATAATAGCACACCCTGCTAATGTGGTCGGGCATATGGAGCTGACTGAGGATAATGGTAAAAATGAAGCTGGTCAGATTGAAGGAGCTGAGGAAGGAAGAGAGTTATCACAACAAAATGATCCTAAGCTAATGCTGTTAGATAAGTCCACACCATCCAACCAGAACAACTCAGATGCAAAAGTTGCAGAATTAAATGTGACTTCAAAAGTTGTGGATGTGAATGGATTAACTGAATCTAGAAAatcaaagaaggaaaaaaagaagaaaaaagataagaatTCAAGTCGAGAGTCCCCGTTTAACGAAGGTACTGGCCATGTGGATGCTTCTGAGAGTAAAAATGGTATtatggaaaaaaagaagaaaaaagataagaatTCAGGTGGAGAGTCCCCGGGTACTGCCCATGTGGATGCTTCTGAGAGTAAAAATGGTATTATGAAGTCCATTGGTGCAACAAATTGTGATCCTAAATCAGGAAATACAGAGACGGTGGAGAACCCTTTAAATCAAATAGGTGAAAAAATACAGCAGGAGGAGATGCATGGGACTTCAGATAAGGAGGTTGAGTTTAACATTGAGAGTGCTGAACACACGGGCAAGAGACAGAGAAAGAAGTCAAATGACAAACATAGTTCTATCTCAAAGAGTATgttaaatatgcttttgaaAGATCAAGGTGATAATAAGAATCTATCATCATCTTCTGACCGGGAAACGCATGCCAAATCTTCAGTTGCAGTAACAAAGAAACGTAACTCTGCAAGCCCAAAGTCCTCTAAGAAATCATGCAGAACAAATACGGAAGTGGTGAAAGACTCTGTTAGACTTGAACCTTCTCCGTATAATTCTGGGATCAAGGATGCAGTGCAGCTTTCAACACAGTCTCCTGGAGAGAAAGGTGATGGTAATTTGGAAGCACCTTCTAAAACTCTAAAGGTAAATGCTGATGAACAATTTTCATCCCGGAAACAGCCAGGTGAAACTAATTTGTCATATGGCATGCTTGTTGACAAGATGAATGAAACAGAGATGAAAGATATCGAGACCATGACCAGAAATAACATTCACCAACTTGAAGCAACAATTGGACAAGCTCAAGCTAAGGATTTAAGCTCCTCACAGAAATTATCATCAAAGGAAGAGCTTGATGTAAGGATTCACCCTGGGGAGAAGGTACCAAATGCAAACAGGAGTGGACAAGAATCAAAAGTGTCTGGTAACAGGACTGtgattgaagaaaacaaaaagactcGTGTCAAAGCttctaagaaaaaaatggatttggagaaacaaagaaaacatgttcCTGTATCAAATTCAAAGCTGGAAGGTTCCATAAAAAGGGTTCAAAATAAAGCAGGAAAAGCTTCCGGGAATAATGTTCATGGAGTTGTGGGTAAAACACCGCAAAAGAAGAGCTTGTTATCGGGAGCAATTTTCAAGGATGATAGTAGCAGCAGCTCTGACGGTGGAGTTGGTAATTCTGGTGCCAGCACCAGAACTCCATCAGATAATCCGCTATTGTCTGATGAAGACGGCAGTTCAG
- the LOC106756489 gene encoding uncharacterized protein LOC106756489 isoform X1 has protein sequence MDTHNTRVVYIDTNLDTRLALVVSDHDTVADLKRSILSEHPLCFPQIGQIQINGIKVMRKGHFYHLVDSMPVRSAFTPSQSWFVNVDATVVRECSQNYQVASLGIVSNALTGRGDNAIGSPSKGVLQLENKPVENVEVPVPSPCVSQHTGKGAGEKLDTGVKSSVENIELPGSAMEYEVDGTNKNIGGVCAVRKERNSKSVSDSSRKGKVKRKKEDAFRDDTSNVDDASVVGLSDCAIQQDIEVVAKTLENANKEVIMEIEVLKEHQHTDGNNSNTKSDLDTAVSMKEASEPELIADKKHEKRKRSLIDDSKEIFKEETAAQKDEAHKSDEAHEERKELKDQFELRNENYRYGVEYKDDKVTGDILDTVSPAKKKRKCKKERSLSTAKLINDYNVDISSHHDLENLQKIKNSNDDQSAEKFSDTDPLRTIVEGRRRKGKKNSSNPYETPLISSSRNVVEDHSSIQNGGPEEISLSKGPDMSMGKTAIDNMETRTGACKEGIQSTEKATGNCNNHADIEIIAHPANVVGHMELTEDNGKNEAGQIEGAEEGRELSQQNDPKLMLLDKSTPSNQNNSDAKVAELNVTSKVVDVNGLTESRKSKKEKKKKKDKNSSRESPFNEGTGHVDASESKNGIMEKKKKKDKNSGGESPGTAHVDASESKNGIMKSIGATNCDPKSGNTETVENPLNQIGEKIQQEEMHGTSDKEVEFNIESAEHTGKRQRKKSNDKHSSISKSMLNMLLKDQGDNKNLSSSSDRETHAKSSVAVTKKRNSASPKSSKKSCRTNTEVVKDSVRLEPSPYNSGIKDAVQLSTQSPGEKGDGNLEAPSKTLKVNADEQFSSRKQPGETNLSYGMLVDKMNETEMKDIETMTRNNIHQLEATIGQAQAKDLSSSQKLSSKEELDVRIHPGEKVPNANRSGQESKVSGNRTVIEENKKTRVKASKKKMDLEKQRKHVPVSNSKLEGSIKRVQNKAGKASGNNVHGVVGKTPQKKSLLSGAIFKDDSSSSSDGGVGNSGASTRTPSDNPLLSDEDGSSGSYGGQSPENGGRSSSKAHLTDTKEMSIDDVLRSSSWFKEAKITASQLQESQSQSLEFVPDSLVD, from the exons ATGGATACTCACAACACCCGCGTCGTTTACATAGACACGAACCTTGATACCCGCTTAGCGCTCGTTGTTTCTGATCACGACACTGTCGCTGACCTCAAAA GGAGCATTTTGTCCGAACACCCGTTATGCTTTCCCCAAATCGGGCAAATTCAGATTAACGGGATAAAG GTTATGCGCAAGGGACACTTTTATCACCTTGTAGATTCAATGCCGGTGAGAAGTGCGTTTACTCCTTCCCAGAGTTGGTTTGTCAATGTGGATGCTACTGTGGTGAGGGAGTGTTCTCAGAATTACCAGGTGGCCTCTCTCGGCATTGTGAGTAATGCTTTGACTGGTCGTGGTGATAATGCTATCGGTTCCCCATCCAAGGGTGTGTTGCAGTTGGAGAACAAACCAGTTGAGAATGTAGAAGTTCCTGTGCCTAGTCCTTGTGTTTCACAACATACTGGCAAAGGAGCTGGTGAAAAGTTGGATACAGGTGTTAAGTCATCTGTCGAAAATATTGAACTTCCAGGTTCTGCTATGGAATACGAGGTTGATGGAACCAATAAAAACATTGGGGGTGTTTGTGCTGTACGCAAGGAGAGAAATAGTAAATCTGTATCAGATTCGAGTAGAAAAGGTaaagttaaaaggaaaaaagaagacgCATTTCGAGATGACACTTCAAATGTAGATGATGCTTCTGTTGTTGGGCTCAGTGATTGTGCAATTCAGCAGGATATCGAGGTTGTAGCGAAAACTTTGGAGAATGCAAATAAAGAAGTAATTATGGAAATTGAAGTTTTGAAGGAGCATCAGCATACTGATGGCAACAATAGTAACACTAAGAGTGACCTTGACACTGCTGTGTCAATGAAAGAAGCTTCAGAACCTGAACTTATTGCAGATAAGAAGCATGAGAAAAGGAAGCGGTCTTTGATTGATGATTCTAAAGAAATATTCAAGGAAGAGACGGCTGCTCAGAAGGATGAAGCGCATAAGTCCGATGAAGCACATGAGGAAAGGAAAGAATTGAAGGATCAGTTTGAACTTAGGAATGAAAACTATAGGTATGGTGTTGAATATAAGGATGATAAGGTAACTGGAGACATTTTAGATACAGTAAGTCCtgcaaagaaaaagagaaagtgcaaaaaagaaagaagtttgTCCACGGCCAAGTTGATTAATGATTACAATGTAGACATTTCTTCTCATCATGATTTGGAGAACCTACAGAAGATTAAAAACAGTAACGATGACCAATCAGCTGAAAAATTCAGTGACACTGATCCACTGAGAACTATAGTGGAGGGTAGGAGgaggaaagggaagaaaaattcatcaaatccTTATGAAACACCTTTAATTTCTTCTTCCAGGAACGTTGTAGAAGATCATTCAAGCATTCAAAATGGTGGTCCGGAGGAAATTTCTCTCTCTAAAG ggcCAGATATGAGTATGGGCAAAACTGCCATTGACAACATGGAGACTAGAACTGGTGCATGCAAAGAAGGCATTCAAAGTACAGAAAAAGCAACAGGAAACTGTAACAACCATGCTGATATTGAAATAATAGCACACCCTGCTAATGTGGTCGGGCATATGGAGCTGACTGAGGATAATGGTAAAAATGAAGCTGGTCAGATTGAAGGAGCTGAGGAAGGAAGAGAGTTATCACAACAAAATGATCCTAAGCTAATGCTGTTAGATAAGTCCACACCATCCAACCAGAACAACTCAGATGCAAAAGTTGCAGAATTAAATGTGACTTCAAAAGTTGTGGATGTGAATGGATTAACTGAATCTAGAAAatcaaagaaggaaaaaaagaagaaaaaagataagaatTCAAGTCGAGAGTCCCCGTTTAACGAAGGTACTGGCCATGTGGATGCTTCTGAGAGTAAAAATGGTATtatggaaaaaaagaagaaaaaagataagaatTCAGGTGGAGAGTCCCCGGGTACTGCCCATGTGGATGCTTCTGAGAGTAAAAATGGTATTATGAAGTCCATTGGTGCAACAAATTGTGATCCTAAATCAGGAAATACAGAGACGGTGGAGAACCCTTTAAATCAAATAGGTGAAAAAATACAGCAGGAGGAGATGCATGGGACTTCAGATAAGGAGGTTGAGTTTAACATTGAGAGTGCTGAACACACGGGCAAGAGACAGAGAAAGAAGTCAAATGACAAACATAGTTCTATCTCAAAGAGTATgttaaatatgcttttgaaAGATCAAGGTGATAATAAGAATCTATCATCATCTTCTGACCGGGAAACGCATGCCAAATCTTCAGTTGCAGTAACAAAGAAACGTAACTCTGCAAGCCCAAAGTCCTCTAAGAAATCATGCAGAACAAATACGGAAGTGGTGAAAGACTCTGTTAGACTTGAACCTTCTCCGTATAATTCTGGGATCAAGGATGCAGTGCAGCTTTCAACACAGTCTCCTGGAGAGAAAGGTGATGGTAATTTGGAAGCACCTTCTAAAACTCTAAAGGTAAATGCTGATGAACAATTTTCATCCCGGAAACAGCCAGGTGAAACTAATTTGTCATATGGCATGCTTGTTGACAAGATGAATGAAACAGAGATGAAAGATATCGAGACCATGACCAGAAATAACATTCACCAACTTGAAGCAACAATTGGACAAGCTCAAGCTAAGGATTTAAGCTCCTCACAGAAATTATCATCAAAGGAAGAGCTTGATGTAAGGATTCACCCTGGGGAGAAGGTACCAAATGCAAACAGGAGTGGACAAGAATCAAAAGTGTCTGGTAACAGGACTGtgattgaagaaaacaaaaagactcGTGTCAAAGCttctaagaaaaaaatggatttggagaaacaaagaaaacatgttcCTGTATCAAATTCAAAGCTGGAAGGTTCCATAAAAAGGGTTCAAAATAAAGCAGGAAAAGCTTCCGGGAATAATGTTCATGGAGTTGTGGGTAAAACACCGCAAAAGAAGAGCTTGTTATCGGGAGCAATTTTCAAGGATGATAGTAGCAGCAGCTCTGACGGTGGAGTTGGTAATTCTGGTGCCAGCACCAGAACTCCATCAGATAATCCGCTATTGTCTGATGAAGACGGCAGTTCAG